GAGCGTGGCAAAAATAGGGCGTGAATGTGGCAATAGTGTGGCAAACTCCCTTTTCCTCGAAGCTTGAGTTGACCTTGAGGCGGCAATCTGCCTTAATAATCAGCGATGAACGAGGCAAAACGGATTGCCATTGTCGATGATGAAGAGGCTCTTACCGCCACGCTTGCCTTTGCTTTCCGCAGGGAAGGCTTTGAGATCGAGCTTTTTCACGACGGGGCGACGGCCTGGCAACATTTTTCACGGAGACTTCCCCATCTTATTGTCCTTGATATCATGATGCCGAAGATGGATGGCCTTGCATTGTGTAAGCTGCTGCGAGGTGAAGGAATGCAGGTGCCCATCATTTTCCTTTCTTCACGGGATGATGAAATCGACCGGCTTCTCGGCTTCGAGTCGGGGGGCGACGACTACCTGTCAAAGCCCTTTTCGGTCAGGGAATTACTTGCCAGGGTGCGGGCCGTGCTTCGCCGAAGTTCCGGAGTGCAGGAGGGAGGCGTTCCTTCCGTAGTCGATATGGGGGACCTGCAGATTGATACATCATCCGCCCGCTGTTTTTTCGGCGATCATAGTGTCCCCCTCACCCTGACGGAACTTCGAATACTGCTCTCGTTGCTGGAACTGCCCGGGGGGATCAAGAGTAGGGAACAGCTGATGGCTGCCGCCTTTCCCGAGGACCTCTATGCGAACGAGCGGGCCGTCGATAGTCATATCAAACGGATACGAAAAAAGATGACGGCCCTCGGCCTTCCCTACGATCCGCTGGAAACGGTCTACGGCATGGGCTACCGTTTTACCTCGACGGGGAGTCGCCGGTGAGGCGAATTTCCTTCCGCCTGCTGATATTCAACCTCCTTCTTTTATTTCTTCCCCTCGGAAGCATGCTTTACCTGAAGACCTACGAGAGGCAACTTCTTGAAAACCAGGAACGGGCGATGGTACAGGAGGGGCGGATACTTGCATCGGCACTGGCCGATAGAGCCATACAGGATGAGGGCCTGCGCATCCTCACCAATCTCGCAGGGAGAATGGAATCGAGGATCAGGATTGTGGACCAAGATGGCACACTGCTTGCCGACTCTGCTGTCGATTCCCCTGTTCTCCAGGATGAAAAGATGCAAGCGGCCGGTCGTGGCTACGAAAAACAGGAATCGGGAAGGCAGGCTTTCTTGTATCGCCTTGTGGTGCCTCCCGTCAACAGATTCCGGGAGTTGTGTGCGCGCCTTCTGTTTCCTCCGTCGCCACGCTTCGAATCTGCAGAGTATTACAGCGGGAAAGACGTACTCGACGGGCCTGAGGTGCGTTCGGCCCTTTCCGGCAGGTACGGAGCAAGTACCCGAATCTCCTCTGGCGGTCAACGTTCGGTTACCCTCTATTCAGCCATTCCCGTCTACGCTTCCTCCGGTAACGTGAGCGGTGCGGTCGTTGTCAGCCGTTCTACCTATCGAATTCTCGAGGATCTCTACCGCATCCGTCTCGACATCATCGTCATATCACTCTATTCCTTTGTCGCCGCGATCGCCATCAGCCTTATCCTCTCCTTTACCATTACCAGACCGCTCAGAAGGCTCAAGGATCGTGCGGAAGAGCTTCTTTCTGTACGAAACGATCTTGTCTCTGCGTTTCGGGATGGGTTTCCTGCCCTTAGGCGGCGTGATGAGATAGGCGACCTGGGGCGGGCCCTGGCCGAGCTGTGGGAACGTCTGGAAAAACGCATAGGGGACATCGACGAATTTACCTCCGATACCCTCCACGAATTGAAAAATCCCCTCTCTGCCATACGGAGTGCTGCGGAAGTGGCCTCCTCAGAGGCCGATCGGGAAGGTACGAGTGAACTTTCTGTTTTTTTCCGGACCATCCTTACCTCCGTGGCCAGAATCGACCGGCTTTTGGGAGAACTCAGGGAGATCGGCAGGATCGATGCGGGTATAGACGACCCTTCTGCCGAGGCGCTGGATGTGGAATCCCTGGTCAAGCGCCTGAAAGAGATGTATCGCTGTCATAAAAGGATTATTTCCGAAGAGATCGAGCTTCGTATCGACAATCGCCTTAGCGGTCGTTCCATTCTGATCAATCCCGAACGGATGCTTCAGCTGGTCGGGAATCTTCTTGATAATGCCCTTGACTTTGCCTCTTCCCGGGTTGATCTTTCGCTATTTCCCCTTGGCGAGAGGGATGTCGGCATCAGGGTTGAGGATGATGGTCCGGGGATCGATCCGGCCGATGCTCCCCATCTCTTTTCCCGCTTCTTCTCCGTCCGGGAACGTCGGGGCGAGCATTCCGGCCTCGGACTCTCCATTTGCCGTGCCATTGCCGAAAGATGTGGGGGAGGTGTTGTGCTGGAAGAAAATCCGGAGGAACATAAGAAGAAAGGAGCCTCTTTCCTTGTCGTGCTTCCCGCTTCCTTCTGAATTCTGAAAAAGCGCCCACTAAAGGCGCAATGGTGGTATAGAGGTGTATTTTC
This Sediminispirochaeta bajacaliforniensis DSM 16054 DNA region includes the following protein-coding sequences:
- a CDS encoding response regulator transcription factor; translation: MNEAKRIAIVDDEEALTATLAFAFRREGFEIELFHDGATAWQHFSRRLPHLIVLDIMMPKMDGLALCKLLRGEGMQVPIIFLSSRDDEIDRLLGFESGGDDYLSKPFSVRELLARVRAVLRRSSGVQEGGVPSVVDMGDLQIDTSSARCFFGDHSVPLTLTELRILLSLLELPGGIKSREQLMAAAFPEDLYANERAVDSHIKRIRKKMTALGLPYDPLETVYGMGYRFTSTGSRR
- a CDS encoding sensor histidine kinase — protein: MRRISFRLLIFNLLLLFLPLGSMLYLKTYERQLLENQERAMVQEGRILASALADRAIQDEGLRILTNLAGRMESRIRIVDQDGTLLADSAVDSPVLQDEKMQAAGRGYEKQESGRQAFLYRLVVPPVNRFRELCARLLFPPSPRFESAEYYSGKDVLDGPEVRSALSGRYGASTRISSGGQRSVTLYSAIPVYASSGNVSGAVVVSRSTYRILEDLYRIRLDIIVISLYSFVAAIAISLILSFTITRPLRRLKDRAEELLSVRNDLVSAFRDGFPALRRRDEIGDLGRALAELWERLEKRIGDIDEFTSDTLHELKNPLSAIRSAAEVASSEADREGTSELSVFFRTILTSVARIDRLLGELREIGRIDAGIDDPSAEALDVESLVKRLKEMYRCHKRIISEEIELRIDNRLSGRSILINPERMLQLVGNLLDNALDFASSRVDLSLFPLGERDVGIRVEDDGPGIDPADAPHLFSRFFSVRERRGEHSGLGLSICRAIAERCGGGVVLEENPEEHKKKGASFLVVLPASF